One segment of Triticum aestivum cultivar Chinese Spring chromosome 2A, IWGSC CS RefSeq v2.1, whole genome shotgun sequence DNA contains the following:
- the LOC123188025 gene encoding SNF1-related protein kinase regulatory subunit gamma-1-like: MARPEENAKFPSCDAYFDTIQSKKKLPLALQESLTAAFAQIPVASFPDVPSGRVTEIPGETSVLDAVRILSEHNIRAAPVLNPEPGAPADWQGRYLGIIEYSAIILWVLDNADLAAVALSAGSATAAGVGMGAVGAVGVAALGVTGPAAVAGLTAAAVGAAVAGGLTAEKGVAKDGVTAADHLGEDFYKVLLQQEPFKSTTVRSIVESYPWSPFVPVTLDSSMLAVLLLLSKYRLRNVPVIEPDKPVIKNFITQTGVVKGLQQCKGRDWFDYISALPLSDLGLPFMSLDEVITVNSDDLILEAFKCMKDNKIGGVPVVEGPRRKLVGSVSIRDIRFLLLRPDLFSDFRHLTVLDFMKALGSTLPDSGDNGLVKPPLTCAPDASMGSVIDSIGSRITHRIYVVDGDFEVVGVVTLRDVISCFIHEPPGFCDSYLASAMEKLEDKGDADSSVENS, encoded by the exons ATGGCTCGACCTGAGGAGAACGCGAAATTCCCCAGCTGTGATGCCTACTTTGACACTATCCAGTCCAAGAAGAAGCTCCCTCTAGCTTTGCAGGAATCCCTGACCGCCGCCTTTGCTCAGATCCCAGTCGCATCGTTTCCTGATGTTCCTAGTGGCCGAG TGACCGAAATTCCTGGAGAAACTTCCGTTCTTGATGCTGTTAGAATTTTATCTGAGCACAACATAAGGGCAGCGCCAGTGCTTAACCCTGAACCTGGGGCTCCAGCTGATTGGCAAGGGAGGTATCTTGGCATCATCGAGTACTCAGCCATCATCCTTTGGGTACTAGATAATGCTGATCTCGCGGCCGTAGCTCTGTCAGCTGGATCAGCAACTGCTGCAGGAGTTGGAATGGGTGCTGTTGGTGCAGTGGGCGTGGCAGCATTAGGTGTAACCGGCCCGGCAGCTGTCGCTGGATTGACTGCTGCTGCAGTAGGGGCTGCTGTTGCTGGCGGGTTAACTGCTGAAAAGGGTGTTGCGAAGGATGGAGTTACTGCTGCTGATCATTTAGGGGAAGATTTCTACAAAGTTCTGCTTCAGCAAGAACCTTTCAAATCGACTACA GTTCGGTCAATTGTTGAGTCCTACCCATGGTCTCCTTTTGTGCCTGTTACACTTGACAGTTCAATGCTTGCCGTACTACTGTTGCTCTCCAAGTACAGGTTGAGGAATGTGCCTGTGATCGAACCTGATAAGCCAGTTATTAAGAACTTCATTACTCAGACTGGTGTTGTTAAAGGACTTCAGCAGTGTAAAGGAAGGGATTGGTTCGACTATATTTCGGCACTTCCTCTTTCAGACTTGGGGCTTCCATTCATGTCTCTTGATGAG GTTATTACGGTTAACAGTGATGATCTAATCTTAGAAGCTTTCAAGTGCATGAAGGATAACAAAATTGGCGGTGTACCCGTAGTAGAAGGTCCCCGAAGGAAACTTGTTGGTAGTGTGAGCATAAGGGACATTCGCTTCCTGTTGCTTAGGCCTGACTTATTTTCTGATTTCAG GCACCTTACCGTGTTGGATTTCATGAAGGCTCTAGGTTCCACTCTTCCTGACTCGGGGGACAATGGGCTGGTGAAGCCGCCACTCACCTGTGCACCTGATGCTTCCATGGGCAGCGTGATCGACAGCATCGGGTCGAGGATAACCCACCGGATATACGTGGTGGATGGCGACTTTGAGGTGGTCGGTGTTGTGACACTGCGAGATGTGATCTCTTGCTTCATCCACGAGCCCCCTGGCTTCTGCGACAGTTATCTTGCTTCAGCGATGGAGAAGCTCGAGGACAAGGGCGATGCCGATTCCTCCGTTGAGAACAGCTGA
- the LOC123185018 gene encoding fasciclin-like arabinogalactan protein 2, with amino-acid sequence MPFAGAVAPCTTILLLLLLVPCAEGQPPEATPPRGMAIGQILSKNGCGAFAGLVAATAGVGQVLREQSDAGLTVFCPDDGAVAAFTPRFSNLTADRQASLLLYHGLAVRSSEVELSLLTRLGGEIEVRTLDRGRWGYGMLTICDCGGTMRLSSSPPSFTMPDEARVTNTVVYNDRLTLYLIDAVLVPGAPAVFDYSDSLVTVCFLLGIVTLVLGSCVLSVIRA; translated from the exons ATGCCGTTCGCCGGAGCCGTCGCCCCCTGCACCACCATCCTGCTCCTCCTGCTGCTCGTCCCCTGTGCCGAGGGACAACCGCCCGAGGCGACGCCGCCGCGGGGCATGGCGATCGGGCAGATCCTGTCCAAGAACGGGTGCGGCGCCTTCGCCGGCCTCGTCGCCGCCACGGCCGGCGTGGGCCAGGTGCTCCGCGAGCAGAGCGACGCGGGGCTCACCGTGTTCTGCCCGGACGACGGCGCTGTCGCGGCGTTCACCCCGCGGTTCAGCAACCTCACCGCCGACCGCCAGGCCTCGCTTCTTCTGTACCACGGActggcggtacgctcctccgaggTGGAGCTCTCCTTGTTGACCCGCCTCGGCGGGGAAATCGAGGTGCGGACGCTCGATCGGGGCCGCTGGGGCTACGGCATGCTCACCATCTGCGACTGCGGAGGCACCATGAGGCTCTCTTCGTCGCCGCCGTCGTTCACGATGCCGGACGAGGCCAGGGTCACCAACACGGTCGTCTACAACGACCGCCTCACTCTCTACCTCATCGACGCCGTGCTGGTTCCGGGAGCGCCGGCGGTGTTCGACTACTCGGACAGCCTGGTGACCGTTTGCTTCTTGCTCGGGATCGTCACCTT AGTCTTGGGGTCGTGTGTTCTTTCTGTCATTCGTGCATGA